A single Bufo bufo chromosome 6, aBufBuf1.1, whole genome shotgun sequence DNA region contains:
- the SYNGR2 gene encoding synaptogyrin-2 isoform X2, whose amino-acid sequence MIIRGPVDSQRQIFGLIVFACILTDGYVSKPHDSTLLCIFNENMDACHYGVGIGVLAFLGALGFLAVDVYFPNLSNVNTRKYIVLVDLGFSGLWTFLWFVGFCFLANQWASTKSELYALGGADNARAAIAFSFFSILSWFPLASLAYKRYRMGVDDFNTSYMDPNLAAASPYSSYPDATSDNYQRPPFTQSAETDDGYKPPTY is encoded by the exons ATGATTATCAGGGGACCTGTTGACTCACAGCGGCAG ATTTTTGGGCTCATTGTCTTTGCCTGCATTCTGACGGACGGCTACGTCAGTAAACCGCATGACTCCACGCTTCTTTGTATCTTCAACGAGAACATGGATGCCTGTCACTACGGTGTGGGGATCGGCGTTCTGGCCTTCTTAGGAGCCCTGGGCTTTCTTGCTGTAGACGTCTACTTCCCAAACCTCAGCAACGTCAACACTCGGAAGTACATTGTGTTGGTAGACCTGGGCTTTTCAG GCCTCTGGACTTTCTTGTGGTTTGTCGGCTTCTGCTTCTTGGCCAATCAGTGGGCATCCACAAAATCCGAATTATATGCTTTGGGGGGTGCGGACAATGCTCGGGCAGCCATTGCCTTCAGCTTCTTCTCCATCCTGTCCTGG TTCCCTCTGGCAAGCCTGGCCTATAAGAGGTACCGCATGGGAGTGGACGACTTCAACACAAGCTACATGGATCCCAACTTGGCTGCCGCGTCGCCCTATTCCAGCTACCCGGATGCCACCAGCGATAACTACCAGCGGCCACCGTTCACACAAAGTGCAGAGACAGACGACGGATACAAGCCGCCAACGTACTGA